One Luteibacter sp. 9135 DNA segment encodes these proteins:
- a CDS encoding ABC transporter permease, protein MHAWVAMLRRPWFFLLAASTLAMGIATLSAALTLVDALLWRSLPFVDSDRVVLYGARYRDDPTPIASPRYVAAMGDLPQMASRGATRLPRAMNVVCTDRRWLLQGQGVDAGFLTTLGVVPHRGRNLTHEYGAMVSYAFWRQRLGGRDDVLGHVLTVEGHRLPIIGVLPKGYRFLTDVDVVVPLGIAGADDDTAENLIPAARLAPGVDPRAVSAMVAAYARERAGRPGIDTGSGADFGATPLDHALTWQARPPLLGMLGAALVVLAIAGINLSNLMLGRGLARSRDTAVRVALGAHALTPWSIAVAIGLLAAAFGVPLGDLVVDMFRDVVPDAWRSTSLPIDSSATVRWLTGGADAVIVVLSATSASVHDRIDDLLRERVAVAGSHRPGRMARGARSTMVLVQAAMASALLVFGVAALAHSTRLEKIAPGFDPKGAFFAPLQPDVASYPGSTDVSDLFDALRQGAMSASGEEPMGFTNLLPLGDGLVMPFLDTAGHRHFVRYAVMTPGAAEAMGLKRLAGRGLGAGDHAGAPPVAWVNRAFEHLMGGGLGDVARSDSRLAVMPPLQIVGVVADTRVPGPDERAVATIFVPLAQVDATVFAFIRRIMPMYAVWRHPVGAPDTAFERRLRTVAPDLAAGDTRQLGDMARAVTAAARRNAALLCTLSLAALFLAGVGQYSSQSVDMAGRRREIALQVALGARGTDLAQGVVARYLFVACVGALAGVSVVMLAQPYLRVADIDTSVVSLALFVFLAASLAAAAPSAWRAVTMEPLAALRGG, encoded by the coding sequence GTGCATGCGTGGGTCGCGATGCTCCGGCGTCCGTGGTTCTTCCTGCTGGCTGCATCGACGCTTGCCATGGGGATTGCCACCCTGTCGGCGGCGCTGACCCTGGTCGATGCGCTGCTCTGGCGGTCGCTCCCTTTCGTGGACAGCGACCGGGTGGTCCTGTACGGCGCACGCTACCGCGACGATCCCACCCCGATCGCATCGCCGCGGTATGTCGCGGCGATGGGTGATCTGCCACAGATGGCCTCGCGCGGGGCGACGCGCCTGCCGCGGGCAATGAACGTCGTGTGTACCGACCGGCGCTGGCTGCTCCAGGGCCAGGGGGTGGATGCCGGCTTTCTGACCACCCTGGGTGTCGTACCCCACCGCGGGCGGAACCTCACCCACGAATACGGCGCCATGGTGTCCTATGCGTTCTGGCGGCAACGGCTAGGGGGGCGGGACGACGTGCTGGGACACGTGCTCACGGTCGAGGGCCACCGCCTGCCCATCATCGGCGTCTTGCCGAAGGGGTACCGCTTCCTGACGGACGTCGATGTGGTGGTGCCGCTGGGCATCGCGGGGGCCGACGACGACACCGCCGAGAACCTGATCCCGGCGGCGCGGCTCGCACCCGGGGTCGACCCGCGGGCGGTGTCGGCTATGGTGGCCGCCTATGCCCGCGAAAGGGCAGGACGACCGGGCATAGATACGGGTAGCGGGGCCGATTTCGGCGCCACCCCGCTGGACCATGCGCTGACCTGGCAGGCGCGGCCGCCGCTGCTGGGCATGCTGGGCGCCGCCCTGGTCGTGCTGGCGATCGCCGGCATAAACCTCTCCAACCTCATGCTGGGTCGTGGCCTGGCGCGGTCACGCGATACCGCCGTTCGCGTGGCGCTGGGCGCCCACGCGCTCACGCCTTGGTCGATAGCCGTGGCCATCGGCTTGTTGGCGGCCGCGTTCGGCGTGCCGCTGGGCGACCTCGTCGTGGACATGTTCCGTGACGTGGTGCCCGATGCCTGGCGCAGCACCTCGCTCCCGATCGACTCATCCGCTACGGTGCGCTGGCTCACGGGCGGCGCGGACGCCGTCATCGTCGTCCTGTCAGCGACCTCGGCGTCCGTGCACGACCGGATCGACGATCTGCTGCGCGAGCGTGTCGCGGTGGCGGGCAGCCACAGACCCGGGCGCATGGCCCGTGGTGCCCGCAGTACCATGGTGCTCGTACAGGCCGCGATGGCCAGCGCGTTGCTGGTCTTCGGCGTGGCTGCGCTGGCGCATAGCACGCGGCTGGAGAAGATCGCGCCCGGGTTCGACCCGAAAGGCGCGTTCTTCGCACCGCTGCAACCGGACGTGGCGTCGTATCCCGGAAGCACCGATGTGTCGGACCTGTTCGACGCCCTGCGCCAGGGTGCGATGAGCGCCTCGGGGGAAGAGCCGATGGGCTTTACCAACCTGCTGCCGCTCGGTGATGGGCTGGTGATGCCGTTCCTGGATACCGCCGGACATCGGCATTTCGTCCGCTACGCCGTCATGACGCCGGGCGCCGCCGAGGCGATGGGACTGAAGCGGCTCGCCGGGCGGGGCCTCGGTGCGGGCGACCACGCCGGCGCACCGCCGGTGGCCTGGGTCAACCGTGCCTTCGAGCATCTCATGGGCGGCGGACTGGGCGATGTGGCCCGGTCCGACTCGCGCCTCGCCGTCATGCCGCCCCTGCAGATCGTCGGCGTCGTGGCCGACACGCGCGTCCCGGGCCCGGACGAACGCGCCGTCGCCACGATCTTCGTGCCGCTGGCACAGGTCGATGCGACCGTGTTCGCCTTTATCCGCAGGATCATGCCGATGTACGCCGTGTGGCGGCATCCGGTCGGGGCGCCCGATACCGCCTTCGAACGGCGACTGCGTACGGTGGCGCCGGATCTGGCGGCCGGCGACACCCGTCAGCTCGGCGACATGGCGCGCGCGGTGACCGCCGCTGCACGCCGGAACGCGGCGCTGTTGTGCACGCTGTCGCTCGCGGCGCTGTTCCTCGCCGGCGTGGGCCAATATTCGAGCCAGTCGGTCGACATGGCCGGGCGCCGCCGCGAAATCGCACTGCAGGTGGCGCTCGGCGCACGCGGGACCGACCTGGCGCAGGGCGTGGTGGCGCGCTACCTGTTCGTCGCCTGTGTCGGTGCGCTCGCCGGTGTGTCGGTCGTCATGCTGGCACAGCCGTACCTACGGGTCGCCGATATCGATACCAGCGTGGTGTCCCTGGCCCTGTTTGTCTTTCTCGCCGCGTCGCTGGCGGCCGCGGCGCCGTCGGCGTGGCGCGCCGTCACCATGGAACCGCTCGCCGCGCTACGCGGCGGCTGA
- a CDS encoding sigma-54-dependent transcriptional regulator yields the protein MSGHLAEPSLPVLIVDDHPDIRLSLRILMRSEGIASVDVESPAAACEAAARQTFACAIVDLNYAADTTSGLEGMALIERLRHDVPDLPLVVMTAWGSVDLAVRAMRLGAADFIEKPWNNARMVHTVRSQIALRQMREENLRLRTETALARQSADVMRVCESSAMRRVVELASRIASGDANVLVLGENGSGKSLLAREIHALSPRARHPLIRADMASMSEARFAGEMFGDELPSPRPGRFELAHGGSLIMEEVGAIPLAQQATLLRVLEEGEFERGDSVRTRRADVRVISTSNADMEAAIRAHRFRRDLLYRLNAMQIRLPSLRERVEDIVPLARHFLLRECVRRGRGGMALTPSAERALRNYPWPGNVRELEHVVARAVLLGSHDDIDAEVLGLLPPEPLPLLLDRLTLPEAEEMLTRQALERYDNNLQRAADALGISRQSLYRRLEKHRARGGFDPAA from the coding sequence ATGTCCGGACATCTTGCCGAGCCGTCGCTGCCGGTTCTGATCGTCGACGACCATCCGGATATCCGCCTGTCGCTGCGCATCCTGATGCGCTCGGAAGGCATTGCCTCGGTAGACGTCGAGTCGCCCGCGGCCGCGTGCGAGGCCGCGGCCAGGCAGACCTTCGCCTGTGCGATCGTCGATCTGAACTACGCGGCGGATACCACCTCAGGGCTCGAAGGCATGGCCTTGATCGAACGCCTGCGCCACGACGTCCCCGACCTGCCGTTGGTGGTGATGACGGCCTGGGGCAGCGTCGACCTCGCCGTGCGCGCCATGCGGCTCGGCGCGGCGGATTTCATCGAGAAACCCTGGAACAACGCGCGCATGGTGCATACGGTGCGCTCGCAGATCGCCTTGCGACAGATGCGCGAGGAGAACCTGCGGCTACGTACGGAAACCGCGCTGGCGCGGCAATCCGCGGACGTCATGCGCGTCTGTGAATCCTCGGCGATGCGTCGCGTCGTGGAATTGGCATCCCGCATCGCCAGCGGCGACGCCAATGTTTTGGTGCTGGGCGAGAACGGAAGCGGCAAGTCGCTGCTCGCCCGCGAGATCCACGCGCTGTCACCCCGCGCACGGCACCCGCTCATCCGCGCCGACATGGCCAGCATGTCGGAAGCACGCTTTGCCGGTGAGATGTTCGGCGACGAGTTGCCGTCTCCCCGCCCCGGCCGCTTCGAACTGGCGCACGGGGGCAGCCTGATCATGGAGGAGGTGGGAGCGATCCCCCTCGCGCAACAGGCCACATTGCTGCGCGTGCTGGAGGAGGGTGAGTTCGAGCGCGGCGATTCCGTGCGGACGAGGCGAGCCGACGTGAGGGTCATTTCCACCAGCAACGCCGATATGGAGGCCGCCATCCGTGCCCACCGGTTCAGGCGCGATCTTCTGTATCGCCTTAACGCGATGCAGATCCGGCTGCCGTCCCTGCGCGAACGCGTGGAGGACATCGTGCCGCTGGCGCGTCATTTCCTGTTGCGCGAGTGCGTCCGGCGCGGCCGGGGCGGCATGGCGCTGACGCCATCGGCCGAGCGGGCCCTGCGCAATTATCCCTGGCCCGGCAACGTGCGTGAACTGGAACACGTCGTCGCGCGCGCCGTGCTCCTCGGCTCGCACGACGACATCGACGCGGAGGTGCTGGGCTTGTTGCCACCGGAACCCCTGCCGCTCCTGCTCGACCGGCTGACCTTGCCCGAAGCGGAGGAAATGCTCACCCGCCAGGCGCTGGAGCGCTACGACAACAATCTGCAGCGTGCCGCCGATGCGCTGGGTATATCGCGACAGTCGCTTTATCGACGCCTCGAAAAGCACCGAGCCAGGGGCGGGTTCGACCCGGCGGCGTGA
- a CDS encoding ABC transporter ATP-binding protein, whose product MSAPPRHPVIAMRDVEKVFRADGIENHVLTGIHLEVRHGEFLAIAGPSGCGKTTLLSLMGLLDVATGGDVAFEGVQVNGLGRQARARLRNERIGYVFQAFNLIGDLDVLDNVALPLTYRAGVGRQERRKRVMEALDDVGMTHRMHHFPSQLSGGQQQQVAVARALAGDPAILLADEPTGSLDLAGAERIMALLRRLHAEGRTICMVTHEERYRWAADRTVRLLDGRVVDESSYAQWQREAASGFDDRGFVERFT is encoded by the coding sequence ATGTCCGCGCCACCCAGACATCCTGTGATCGCCATGCGCGATGTGGAAAAAGTATTTCGCGCCGACGGTATCGAGAACCACGTCCTGACGGGGATCCACCTCGAGGTGCGGCACGGGGAGTTCCTGGCCATCGCCGGTCCCTCCGGATGCGGCAAGACCACCCTGCTTTCGCTCATGGGCCTGCTGGATGTCGCGACCGGGGGAGACGTCGCGTTCGAGGGCGTCCAGGTCAATGGTCTGGGTCGACAGGCGCGAGCGCGTCTGCGCAACGAGCGCATCGGTTACGTGTTCCAGGCGTTCAACCTCATCGGCGACCTCGATGTCCTCGACAACGTCGCCTTGCCGTTGACCTACCGCGCAGGCGTGGGTCGTCAGGAGCGCCGCAAGCGGGTGATGGAAGCGCTGGACGATGTCGGCATGACCCATCGTATGCACCACTTCCCCTCGCAGCTGTCCGGGGGACAGCAGCAACAGGTAGCCGTGGCCCGGGCGCTGGCCGGCGACCCGGCGATCCTGCTCGCCGACGAACCGACCGGCAGCCTCGACCTGGCCGGTGCCGAACGAATCATGGCCCTGCTGCGACGCCTGCATGCCGAGGGACGGACGATCTGCATGGTGACGCATGAGGAGCGCTACCGTTGGGCGGCGGATCGCACGGTGCGTCTGCTGGACGGCCGCGTGGTGGACGAGAGCAGCTACGCGCAGTGGCAGCGTGAGGCCGCGTCGGGCTTCGACGACCGCGGGTTCGTGGAGCGATTCACGTGA
- a CDS encoding sensor histidine kinase has product MRLVAPWCLGAVAPLAAAGGLLVGTGLPPVWRVVVFVGGLSTTLVLMGVLGWHMIHAWRTLEALLAALRAGDYSSRARLPSVHHPLRGLVADINILSDTLREGRRKRTESLRFLGKTLTTLQDPLFVVDRDNRLVMINAAARALVGAVNDSVIGRDIASLGLGPVVAAGENTIFSWDFATRSGRWIVRRALWYSEGHENTMFMMHDVSVALGEEERDAWQRLIRVLSHELNNSLAPIGSLAGSLSALLADEGGKAVEGELRQGLEVIGRRSASLARFLAGYGRLARLPPLRPRPFRLDLALRRLAMLEHRMDIALVGTARVILIGDEDQLDQAFINLLRNAVESAEPMGGAVRVDWAVTGPQVRITIEDEGVGLPGRASLFVPFFTTKPTGSGIGLSLTRLIVEAHAGNVDLRNREGGRGALAIVHLPLCEPENGVRIRTETSASGHAA; this is encoded by the coding sequence TTGCGCCTGGTCGCGCCATGGTGCCTTGGCGCCGTCGCGCCGCTGGCCGCCGCAGGTGGGCTACTCGTCGGTACCGGCCTGCCGCCCGTGTGGCGCGTGGTCGTCTTCGTCGGCGGCCTGAGCACGACCTTGGTCCTTATGGGAGTGCTCGGCTGGCACATGATCCACGCGTGGCGCACGCTGGAAGCGTTGCTTGCCGCGCTGCGCGCCGGCGACTACAGCAGCCGGGCGCGCCTGCCCTCGGTGCACCATCCGCTGCGCGGCCTGGTCGCGGACATCAACATACTTTCGGACACGCTCCGTGAAGGCCGGCGCAAGCGCACCGAAAGCCTGCGATTCCTCGGCAAGACGCTGACCACCTTGCAGGACCCGCTGTTCGTGGTGGACCGCGACAACCGCCTGGTGATGATCAATGCCGCGGCGCGTGCGCTGGTCGGGGCGGTGAACGACAGCGTCATCGGCCGCGACATCGCATCGCTAGGGCTCGGCCCCGTGGTGGCCGCGGGGGAAAACACGATCTTCTCCTGGGACTTCGCCACGCGCAGTGGTCGCTGGATCGTGCGTCGCGCCCTCTGGTACAGCGAGGGCCACGAGAACACCATGTTCATGATGCACGACGTCAGCGTCGCGCTGGGCGAGGAGGAGCGCGACGCATGGCAGCGCCTGATCCGCGTGCTCAGCCACGAGCTGAACAACTCGCTCGCACCCATCGGCTCGCTGGCCGGCAGCCTGTCCGCGCTACTGGCGGACGAGGGCGGCAAGGCGGTGGAAGGCGAGTTGCGCCAGGGCCTGGAAGTGATCGGTCGTCGCTCCGCGTCGCTGGCACGATTCCTCGCCGGCTACGGACGCCTGGCGCGCCTTCCGCCGTTGCGTCCGCGGCCGTTTCGTCTCGACCTGGCGCTGCGGCGTCTCGCCATGCTGGAGCACCGGATGGACATTGCCCTGGTCGGCACGGCGCGGGTCATCCTCATCGGCGACGAAGACCAGCTCGACCAGGCATTCATCAACCTGCTGCGCAATGCCGTGGAATCAGCCGAACCGATGGGCGGCGCCGTACGCGTCGACTGGGCGGTGACGGGTCCGCAGGTGCGTATCACCATCGAGGATGAGGGAGTGGGCCTGCCCGGGCGTGCCTCGCTGTTCGTGCCGTTCTTCACCACCAAACCCACCGGTTCCGGCATCGGGCTCAGCCTTACGCGGCTCATCGTGGAAGCGCACGCCGGTAACGTCGACCTGCGCAACCGCGAAGGTGGCCGCGGCGCGCTGGCCATCGTCCATCTCCCCCTCTGCGAGCCGGAAAACGGCGTCCGTATACGGACGGAAACGTCCGCTTCCGGACACGCGGCCTGA
- the lanKC gene encoding class III lanthionine synthetase LanKC produces the protein MPAERRTELLYYTAVDRDFFEIHGSRPIDERDFVEPVRRAVPSDWRMHRSGVWMHCLPPDAPLPMQGWKIHISSVVSTAAIVLSITAATLAAMGVAFKFAVDARMHASMNGKRWPRGASGKFITVYPRDPKAFRELLDELQAVLVGFVGPYILSDRRCPGSSVVHYRFGGIRGEHVVSAGGQRDYFLRGPHGEREPDIRAAYVNLPDWVRDPFPADVPAAGSPALRLHGGRHEIRSALAFSSAGGVYLATDRDSGRRVVIKEARPHVGGVQSATSLLRKEYRLLRRLAALGVTPAPVEYFLEWEHHYLVEEHIEGQTLRRWLAARYPWLKTRATRADVACFLHEVCDVFTRIALALETIHAARITLGDFSFHNIMVQDDGRVRIIDLEAAVEDGMDRPTGLCTPGFASRVPRRARHEEACAEDRHAFGANLFAALMPVNAMLPLDPEAAPRFARWLCDGMGYPDALFDAVATLMDGEPSARPSPVLIMQRLDAMLAGLPTDEQPVPYLRGAVVPVDHAAGDLFGYIEACAAQARPDRYVPADPQVFERHPWGVAYGAAGILHAYQRSGRPAPAGLLDYIVAGALSGGDRGSDLMHGDAGIAWVLFDAGERELGMRLLRASAVDGPIREQPGLHDGLAGWGLARIAAWRKTREATFLADAVAAGEALLASGPAVGGKRSWHADGAYQPVGLGQGAAGIALFLLHLFLATDDGRYREAGCEALAFDLDHYGRNADGERTWRREVGGVALLPYLRHGTAGVLAVVARFFIATGEETYRDILLAGEHDLMRGHAMSPGLADGLAGIGETLLDLARALPDRAAHYLGQAHRIAAGIEPFLVRRPGGLVVPGTELLRFSCDLATGNAGVAAFFDRLWHGGPASFMLDEHLPVRTTHGEPAVA, from the coding sequence ATGCCCGCCGAACGACGTACGGAACTGCTTTATTACACCGCCGTGGATCGCGACTTCTTCGAGATCCATGGCAGCCGACCCATCGACGAGCGCGACTTCGTCGAACCGGTGCGCCGTGCGGTACCGTCCGACTGGCGCATGCACCGCTCCGGTGTATGGATGCACTGCCTGCCCCCCGACGCGCCGTTGCCCATGCAGGGCTGGAAGATCCACATCTCCTCGGTGGTATCCACGGCCGCGATCGTGCTGTCGATCACGGCCGCGACGCTGGCGGCGATGGGCGTGGCGTTCAAGTTCGCGGTGGATGCACGCATGCACGCCTCCATGAACGGCAAGCGGTGGCCGCGCGGCGCGTCGGGAAAGTTCATCACGGTCTATCCCCGCGACCCGAAGGCTTTCCGCGAGTTGCTGGACGAACTGCAGGCGGTACTTGTCGGCTTCGTCGGCCCGTACATTCTCAGCGACCGCCGTTGCCCGGGGTCCAGCGTCGTGCATTACCGTTTCGGCGGCATTCGCGGCGAGCACGTGGTCTCGGCCGGCGGGCAGCGCGATTATTTCCTGCGTGGCCCCCACGGCGAACGCGAGCCCGACATTCGTGCGGCCTACGTCAACCTGCCCGACTGGGTACGCGACCCCTTTCCAGCGGACGTGCCGGCAGCGGGATCGCCCGCGCTGCGCCTGCATGGAGGACGCCACGAGATACGCAGTGCCCTCGCGTTCTCGTCCGCCGGCGGTGTCTACCTCGCCACCGATCGCGATTCGGGACGGCGCGTGGTGATCAAGGAAGCTCGTCCCCATGTCGGTGGCGTGCAATCGGCAACCTCGTTGCTGCGAAAGGAATACCGTCTGTTGCGCCGGCTGGCCGCGCTCGGTGTCACCCCCGCCCCCGTGGAATATTTCCTGGAATGGGAGCACCACTATCTGGTCGAGGAACACATCGAGGGCCAGACCCTTCGCCGCTGGCTGGCGGCGCGCTATCCATGGCTGAAGACACGCGCCACGCGCGCCGACGTCGCGTGCTTCCTGCACGAGGTGTGCGATGTCTTCACCCGCATCGCGCTGGCGCTGGAGACGATTCACGCCGCGCGCATCACGTTGGGGGACTTCTCGTTCCACAACATCATGGTTCAGGACGATGGGCGGGTACGTATCATCGACCTGGAAGCGGCGGTGGAGGACGGGATGGACCGGCCCACGGGGCTGTGTACGCCGGGGTTCGCTTCGCGCGTACCGCGCCGCGCTCGCCACGAGGAGGCCTGCGCCGAGGATCGCCACGCCTTCGGCGCCAACCTGTTCGCGGCGCTGATGCCGGTCAACGCGATGTTGCCGCTGGATCCGGAGGCCGCCCCCCGCTTCGCCCGATGGCTTTGTGACGGCATGGGCTATCCGGACGCCCTTTTCGACGCCGTCGCCACGCTGATGGACGGTGAACCGTCCGCGCGTCCGTCACCGGTGCTCATCATGCAGCGCCTGGATGCGATGCTGGCCGGACTGCCGACCGACGAGCAGCCGGTGCCGTATCTGCGCGGCGCGGTCGTGCCGGTGGACCATGCCGCCGGCGACCTATTCGGCTACATCGAAGCATGCGCGGCACAGGCCCGGCCGGATCGCTACGTGCCAGCCGATCCCCAGGTCTTCGAACGTCACCCCTGGGGCGTGGCTTACGGCGCGGCCGGTATCCTGCATGCCTACCAGCGCAGCGGCCGTCCCGCGCCAGCCGGCTTGCTCGACTACATCGTGGCGGGAGCGCTCAGCGGCGGCGACCGCGGCAGCGACCTCATGCATGGCGACGCGGGAATCGCCTGGGTCCTGTTCGATGCGGGCGAGCGTGAGTTGGGCATGCGGCTGCTGCGCGCATCCGCCGTTGACGGACCCATCCGTGAACAGCCGGGGCTGCACGATGGCCTGGCGGGATGGGGCCTGGCGCGCATTGCTGCGTGGCGAAAAACGCGGGAGGCCACGTTCCTGGCCGACGCCGTCGCCGCGGGCGAGGCGCTGCTGGCTTCCGGACCGGCCGTTGGCGGCAAGCGGTCGTGGCACGCCGACGGTGCCTACCAGCCCGTGGGTCTGGGGCAGGGTGCCGCGGGCATCGCGCTGTTCCTACTGCATCTCTTCCTCGCCACGGACGACGGCCGCTATCGGGAGGCCGGATGCGAAGCCCTGGCTTTCGATCTCGACCACTACGGCCGCAACGCCGATGGTGAACGCACGTGGCGCCGTGAGGTCGGCGGCGTGGCATTGCTGCCCTACCTGCGGCACGGCACCGCTGGCGTACTGGCCGTCGTGGCGCGGTTCTTCATCGCGACCGGCGAGGAGACGTACCGTGACATCCTGCTGGCCGGCGAGCACGACCTCATGCGCGGGCATGCGATGTCACCCGGCCTCGCCGACGGCCTGGCGGGCATCGGCGAAACCCTGCTGGACCTGGCCAGGGCGCTGCCCGACCGGGCCGCGCACTACCTCGGCCAGGCGCACCGCATCGCCGCCGGCATCGAGCCCTTCCTGGTCCGCCGGCCCGGCGGGCTCGTGGTCCCGGGCACCGAACTGCTGCGCTTCAGCTGCGACCTGGCCACGGGCAACGCCGGCGTGGCCGCCTTCTTCGATCGCCTGTGGCACGGCGGGCCGGCGTCGTTCATGCTCGACGAGCACCTGCCGGTCAGGACGACGCATGGGGAACCGGCTGTTGCCTAG